The Sporosarcina sp. 6E9 genome segment CATGATGAAAGCCCCACTTGTTCTAGAGATTCCTGGCTTTGTTCGGATGATTTGGAGTGCAGGGCGAACTGTATCTGCTGTGGAATGCACGGCACCGCTAACAAGTCCATCAGCACGACCTGAATGGACCAGCATCGTTCCGAAATAATTCACTGTTTGAAGAAGTTCTCTTGCCTGCTCGATTGTGTTTTTGCCTTGTCGGCGTTCGACGAATTGATCAACGAGTTCGTCGAAATACGGCGCTGTAGCAGGGTCAATAATTGAGATGTTTTCTATATTGATAGCGGCTGTAGTAGCAACACTTCTTACTTCATCTTCGTTGCCAAGTAAAATCGGCTTCACAAGTCCTTCGCTTTGTAAACGTGCTGCTGCTTGTAGGACGCGTACGTCATTTCCCTCTGGCAATACGATTGTTTTTTCGGTTCCTTTTAAACTTTCTTGAATTTCACTGAATAAATCAGTCATGAATAGTCCACCTTTCAAGCTTATCTTACACCTATAGCATACACGAATTGGCTGACGTTATACAGCAACTCACTCATGTCAAATTCATGACAAAGACCGCTCGGCAGGTAGTTTTCTATTCAATTGTGCTAAACTGTTTTTAGCAACAAAATTCTTTATGAAGGAGTCTGAATTATTTTGAATGAAGCAGCAGTTACGCTCGATGGATGGTACGCATTACACGATCTTCGCACGATGGATTGGCCGTCTTGGAAAATACTTTCAAATGAAGAACGTCAAACAGTAATTGATGAGTTTCATCAATATCTGGATAAACTCCAAAAAGCACATGATGAAAAAACAGGCAGCCATGCTTTCTATACAGTTGTTGGGCAAAAAGCAGATTTCATGCTGATGATTTTGCGTCCGACAATGGATGAATTACAAGAACTTGAGGCGGAGTTTAATAAGCTTGCGATTGCGGACTTTACAATCCCGGCATATTCTTATGTTTCAGTTGTTGAGTTGTCTAATTATCTTGCTGGCGAGTCAGATGAAGATCCGTATCAAAACCCGTATGTTCGCGGCCGTTTGTATCCGGAATTGCCACGCAGCCAGTATATCTGTTTCTACCCGATGGATAAGAAGCGCGACGGTGATGATAACTGGTACATGCTTGATATGGACACGCGTAAAAAATTGATGTATGACCATGGTATGATTGGTCGTAGTTATGCTGGGAAGATTAAACAAATCATTTCAGGGTCTGTCGGTTTCGACGATTATGAGTGGGGTGTTACGTTGTTCTCGGATGACGTGCTTCAGTTTAAGAAGATTATTTATGAAATGCGTTTTGATGAGGTAAGCGCACGTTATGCTGAATTCGGATCGTTTTTCGTAGGCACGATTTTAGATGGCGATAAGACTACTGAGTTTTTCAAGATTTAATTATATGAGCGGGTACTTGAATTCATTATTCAAGTACTCGTTTTTTATATGTATCGTTGATTTCCGTTGCGGGGGCCGCTTCCCGCGGGAGTCGACCCCTCCGCTTCAATCAACTAATTCCACTGGACATAGATATTTTATACACTAAGTTGCTTGAGCAACATTTTTCGTGCGGGTACAAGGTCCCGACTTGCAAGCAAATTCTTTTAAGTGCTAGCAAATGGCATACTAGTGCAAGCAAAACACTGTGAACTGCAAGGAAAACCCGTCACACTGCAAGCAAATCCCCCCTGATGGTTTTCACAAGTTATTTAGCGCGTAACCACGCCGAAATATCTTCCTTTAAGTCATTCCCAACCCAAAACGTCAGTGCTTTTTCCTCCCCTATCCGGTCGACGAGGTGTTCTACATAATCGGTTCCTAGTAAATAACCAAGGCGGTTGTGGTCGAAATAGCTACCGCCGGACAGTCGAAACCACTCTTTTTCTTTGGCCATGTCCCAACCACCGGAAACATCTTCTAAAAAACGTCTTTTTACTTCAATTTTATTCTTTTCGTAACATTCCACCCACGAATCCCCTTCCGCGTCGTATGTAAAGTACACGGATGCGTTGAGATTTGGAACAGTCTTCTTAGATAAATACGTCGCAACGCCTTCTGTGTATAGTGTTGTAAGTCCGTTCAACCAATCGACTGTTGTCCAGTTCATGTCTTGGTTTGATGCGAATGAAAAATGGGCGACGTGACCGATTTCGTGCGCGACAATTACTTTTAGGTGTTCGATGTCGGCAGATAATTTCTCGACTGCGAAGTAGATTTCTCGTTTATTATCTTGTGTGACGAATGCGTTCGAACCGAATGTGCCGACAATCAGTTTGTAGGAAAGTGCTAGGTTTAGGTCTATGTTGAAGGTTTTATTGAACAAAGCTTCTATTTTTTTAATCATACTTGGCAGCTGTTCTGATATTCTACGGATGGCGTCCATTTGGGTCGGATATTTACTAATTGCCAGTTGTAGACGTTCTTCCGTTTTTGGACAGTGATTCGGAAAGTATTGATCAAATATACTTGGGTGCTTGTTTATATACATTTCTAAATCAGTCATTCTAATATCTTGGTTTGTATCATATACTTCTAAAAAGTCTGGAATGATGTTTTCTATGCGCATTAGAAATCCCCCTTTCCCTGTAGTTTACCATAGGGGTTCATGCTTTTCTGTCATCTTTAAAGCAATCTTTGCATATCGTTTACGTGAGGAGGTTTTTCTTTGGCAGTGATTGCGTACAATGAGGCAGAGGTTGAACTACTTGCCCGGCTTATGCGTGCCGAAGCGGAAGGAGATGGTATGGAGGGCATGCTAATGGTTGGGAATGTTGGTGTCAACCGTGTGCTTGGTGATTGCCTAGACTTTAACGACATTCGCACCCTGGAACAAATGGTATTTCAGCGCCCCGGCGGCTTTGAAGCAACAACAAAGGGTTACTTCTACCAACGTGCGCGTCCGGAAGATATCGCGCTTGCCAGACGAGTTATCGCAGGCGAACGTTTTCATCCTGCTAGCCGGTCGTTATGGTTTTTCATGCCTACAGGTTCTTGTCCAGCCCAGTGGTATGGTCAGTGGAATACAGGCCGTTACAAGTCGCACTGCTTTTACTCTCCACTAGTAAGTGATTGTCCAACCGTTTAACGATGTCAACGAGGCTTTCACCTGTTTTATTCATACAATGAAAGGATGAATGAATGGTCCAATATTATTGGAACCCCAATTTTCAACAACCGAATATGCAAAACCCGAACATGCAGCAGATGCAACCAATGCAACAACAAATGGTTCCGCCCCCGGTGACGATACCAAGCGGCAGGCCGACGAATCTTCCTATGGGAGAACAATCGTACATTGAGAATATTTTACGGTTAAATATCGGTAACCCCGGGGTGTTCCACTTTTCCTTTGCACATACAATCGGAGAGGAATTGAACGTGAGGAATATTGCTGGGTCCGTGGAAGCGGCGGGTCGAGATCACGTCATTATCAATGAAGCTGCGACAGGTCACCAATTCCTTTTCCCAATGATTTACTTTGATTATGCAGAGTTTGAAGGCCAAGTAGAATATTTCCCTCAAACGATGCAATCTCGTCAAGTATGAAAAAACTTCCGCTTGCCAGTTAATGGCTAGCGGAAGTTTTTTAATTTGATATTTTTAAT includes the following:
- a CDS encoding aminopeptidase, with protein sequence MRIENIIPDFLEVYDTNQDIRMTDLEMYINKHPSIFDQYFPNHCPKTEERLQLAISKYPTQMDAIRRISEQLPSMIKKIEALFNKTFNIDLNLALSYKLIVGTFGSNAFVTQDNKREIYFAVEKLSADIEHLKVIVAHEIGHVAHFSFASNQDMNWTTVDWLNGLTTLYTEGVATYLSKKTVPNLNASVYFTYDAEGDSWVECYEKNKIEVKRRFLEDVSGGWDMAKEKEWFRLSGGSYFDHNRLGYLLGTDYVEHLVDRIGEEKALTFWVGNDLKEDISAWLRAK
- a CDS encoding spore coat protein GerQ; amino-acid sequence: MVQYYWNPNFQQPNMQNPNMQQMQPMQQQMVPPPVTIPSGRPTNLPMGEQSYIENILRLNIGNPGVFHFSFAHTIGEELNVRNIAGSVEAAGRDHVIINEAATGHQFLFPMIYFDYAEFEGQVEYFPQTMQSRQV
- the hemQ gene encoding hydrogen peroxide-dependent heme synthase translates to MNEAAVTLDGWYALHDLRTMDWPSWKILSNEERQTVIDEFHQYLDKLQKAHDEKTGSHAFYTVVGQKADFMLMILRPTMDELQELEAEFNKLAIADFTIPAYSYVSVVELSNYLAGESDEDPYQNPYVRGRLYPELPRSQYICFYPMDKKRDGDDNWYMLDMDTRKKLMYDHGMIGRSYAGKIKQIISGSVGFDDYEWGVTLFSDDVLQFKKIIYEMRFDEVSARYAEFGSFFVGTILDGDKTTEFFKI
- a CDS encoding cell wall hydrolase; this encodes MAVIAYNEAEVELLARLMRAEAEGDGMEGMLMVGNVGVNRVLGDCLDFNDIRTLEQMVFQRPGGFEATTKGYFYQRARPEDIALARRVIAGERFHPASRSLWFFMPTGSCPAQWYGQWNTGRYKSHCFYSPLVSDCPTV